A single window of Nicotiana tomentosiformis chromosome 1, ASM39032v3, whole genome shotgun sequence DNA harbors:
- the LOC138905727 gene encoding uncharacterized protein, translating to MPDIPKYDGTTDPRDYVTAFTTGVKGNDLTKQEIESVLVKKFGETLTKGALTCYYLLPKNSIDSFAELADLFIKAHSGAQKVEKRMEDILKVKQGDTKLLREFVDRFQRERMMLPRVPDNWAAMAFASNLNEKSSEATRRLKESLREFPSTTWNDVYNMYSTKVDERTGSRQSESENRSGKNMYEFYMGPLGRDTRSKPENVRSDHRLRNRDSDLSSSRFRKDRDVRDGDTNANARIGDYSFNISTSELVAVLRSMGDKVRWPKKMRSNPNRRNPDFWCEFHNDHDHRTSDCRLLQGEVEHLLKQGYLTDLFSEKGKQSYMKNR from the coding sequence ATGCCTGACATCCCAAAATATGATGGAACAACCGATCCACGTGACTATGTCACTGCATTCACCACAGGAgtaaaaggcaatgatttaaccaagcaggAAATTGAGTCAGTATTGGTCAAAAAGTTTGGAGAAACACTCACGAAAGGGGCGTTAACATGTTATTATCTTTTACCTAAAAATTCTATTGactcttttgctgagcttgcagatttatttataaaagcacactcgggggctcaaaaagttgaaaaaagaATGGAAGATATCTTAAAAGTGAAGCAAGGAGATACAAAATTGCTCAGAGAATTTGTAGATAGATTCCAGCGTGAAAGAATGATGCTACCAAGAGTACCTGATAATTGGGCAGCCATGGCGTTCGCGAGTAATCTAAACGAAAAAAGTTCAGAAGCCACGAGGAGGCTCAAAGAAAGCTTACGAGAATTCCCTTCTACAACATGGAATGACGTATATAACATGTATAGTACAAAGGTTGATGAGAGAACAGGATCGAGGCAGTCGGAATCTGAAAATAGGTCCGGTAAAAACATGTACGAGTTTTATATGGGACCCTTAGGGCGAGACACACGTTCCAAGCCAGAAAATGTACGATCTGACCATAGATTGAGGAACAGAGATTCAGATTTATCATCATCTAGGTTCAGAAAAGATCGAGATGTGCGTGATGGGGATACCAACGCAAATGCAAGGATTGGAGACTATAGTTTCAATATCAGTACTTCTGAGTTGGTAGCTGTTTTAAGGAGTATGGGAGATAAGGTACGATGGCCAaagaaaatgagatcaaacccaaATAGAAGAAATCCAGATTTCTGGTGCGAGTTTCATAATGACCACGACCACAGAACATCAGATTGCAGACTGTTACAAGGTGAGGTAGAACATTTGTTGAAGCAGGGATACTTGACAGACCTGTTCAGCGAGAAAGGTAAACAGTCTTACATGAAAAATAGATAA